One region of Flavobacterium sp. GSB-24 genomic DNA includes:
- a CDS encoding PEP/pyruvate-binding domain-containing protein yields the protein MKKYIYSLFFLFVLTTLSAQRFVSSLPNYEAYKAFRGKPLSDKFSNIESVKVMYDLRKQKMYYFNSSLILLHYDFATDYLGYGQDLDVFNNRNYSNTEKDRDFLLGNLNHIKGTEKWIFELAASDHMPIPLIERFFNLVKNSTFIGQNLKFYLNNPEMMEWSRQDKFSIPCVKSDYIFNEIKYQEVVGGSNVGILKKYKIKELETLKPNSDEIIIVDGTPDILPNVRGIIVNELQTPLSHLVLLGKNRKIPIMAYTDIEKDNNINKLLSKKVELKIEVDTFFIKETTKKIPTKSAGKKKKLVIDNSVTELVNLSEIPKKGINYIGSKAQNMAYLIAISKEIPFKVPENTHAIPFYFYTKHIQNPAISPLIAELLASSQKDSTVWVNKQLKKVRDAIKKEPIDPELISKLNMAFKDAKLKNFRFRSSTNAEDLDDFNGAGLYDSKTGILGDSIKTFEKAIKQVWASVWNEASYNERELFGIDQQNIAMGVLVHRSFPDELANGVIITKNIFRENFPGITVNVQKGENSVVKPEKGEICEQFVAYHFNDGKDEADFDIDYTSNSNLNNNEPLLSRKEMSNLYTVSKKIETKMYRYWRKNQFHPVDIEFKIVGEKRDLYIKQVRPFND from the coding sequence ATGAAAAAATACATTTACAGCCTATTTTTCTTGTTCGTCTTAACAACTTTAAGTGCGCAGCGATTTGTTTCGTCTCTTCCAAACTACGAAGCTTACAAAGCATTTAGAGGAAAACCTTTGTCTGATAAATTCTCAAATATCGAATCGGTTAAAGTTATGTACGACTTGCGAAAACAGAAAATGTATTATTTCAACAGCAGTCTCATTTTACTTCATTATGATTTTGCAACTGATTATTTAGGATACGGTCAAGATTTAGATGTGTTTAATAATAGAAACTACAGCAACACTGAAAAAGATCGAGACTTTTTACTCGGAAATTTAAATCATATAAAAGGAACTGAAAAATGGATTTTCGAACTCGCTGCTTCTGATCATATGCCAATTCCATTAATTGAACGATTTTTCAATTTAGTCAAGAACTCCACTTTTATCGGGCAGAATTTAAAATTCTATTTGAATAATCCTGAAATGATGGAATGGTCTCGGCAAGATAAATTTTCAATTCCCTGCGTGAAATCAGATTATATTTTTAATGAAATTAAATACCAAGAAGTTGTTGGCGGCAGCAACGTCGGAATTCTAAAAAAATATAAAATCAAAGAATTAGAAACATTGAAACCTAATTCAGATGAAATTATCATTGTGGATGGAACACCTGATATCCTCCCAAATGTACGAGGAATTATTGTAAATGAACTTCAAACTCCATTGAGCCATTTGGTTCTATTAGGAAAAAACAGAAAGATTCCGATAATGGCTTATACGGATATTGAAAAAGATAACAATATCAACAAACTGCTTTCTAAAAAAGTAGAATTAAAAATTGAAGTTGATACTTTTTTCATCAAAGAAACCACCAAAAAAATTCCAACAAAATCTGCTGGAAAAAAGAAAAAGCTAGTTATAGACAATAGCGTTACAGAATTGGTCAATCTATCTGAAATTCCAAAAAAGGGAATTAATTATATCGGTTCGAAGGCGCAAAACATGGCGTATTTAATTGCAATTTCTAAAGAAATTCCGTTTAAAGTTCCAGAAAATACACATGCTATTCCGTTTTATTTTTATACGAAGCATATTCAGAATCCTGCCATTTCTCCATTAATTGCAGAGCTTTTAGCTTCTTCTCAAAAAGATTCCACGGTTTGGGTTAATAAACAGCTAAAGAAAGTTAGAGACGCTATTAAAAAAGAACCTATTGATCCTGAATTAATATCGAAATTGAATATGGCTTTTAAAGACGCCAAATTAAAAAACTTCAGATTTCGATCTTCTACAAATGCAGAAGATCTGGATGATTTTAATGGCGCTGGACTGTACGATTCTAAAACAGGAATTCTTGGTGACAGCATCAAAACATTCGAAAAAGCTATAAAACAAGTTTGGGCAAGTGTTTGGAATGAAGCTTCATACAACGAAAGAGAACTTTTTGGAATCGACCAGCAAAACATTGCTATGGGAGTTTTGGTTCATCGTTCTTTTCCTGATGAATTGGCAAATGGCGTAATTATCACAAAAAATATATTCAGAGAAAACTTTCCTGGGATTACGGTTAATGTTCAAAAAGGAGAAAATTCTGTTGTGAAACCCGAAAAAGGCGAAATCTGCGAACAGTTTGTAGCGTATCATTTCAACGACGGGAAAGACGAAGCTGATTTTGATATTGATTATACTTCAAACTCCAATTTGAATAATAATGAACCTTTATTGAGCAGAAAAGAAATGAGTAATTTATATACTGTCAGTAAAAAAATCGAAACCAAAATGTATCGTTATTGGCGTAAAAACCAATTTCATCCTGTAGATATTGAGTTTAAGATTGTCGGCGAAAAAAGAGATCTGTATATTAAACAGGTTCGCCCTTTTAATGATTAA